A window of the Citrus sinensis cultivar Valencia sweet orange chromosome 9, DVS_A1.0, whole genome shotgun sequence genome harbors these coding sequences:
- the LOC127899899 gene encoding uncharacterized protein LOC127899899: protein MADPTRMRDDNNSEGSDPARRVASISKGKGIKQSTGVRQDEEPISHKRFEDLAHAILTAVGSRVPKSSLPPVTLDAPPPQTDDQVMVRRGVPEASKPKHRPSGTRSKFQTVGSRDERFTASCNSRSSQGTRCAKRTHEDLREKLNAKRASQMAATSSGSSRVPLELVEKMENLEAQVKLLSEKQNITAAPTPMTYQSPFTMEIRTAALPEAFVMPQIPQYSSTTDPSEHAELYHDQMLINGVDESAMCRMFTHTLTGPAKSWFRSLKAGSISSLHQLLSEFTKELSYASTQDRAASKLAFIKQGEAEPLAEYVSHFHQEVLRTGAFGNQQTLTHFEKNLRLGKLWRSFQKKRPLSYGEARSRALQQVEMDEKFHLKRQENKGEVTKNKEKSKRTEAPIPRVPQMRSPLRVVLRG from the coding sequence ATGGCGGATCCTACAAGGATGAGAGATGACAACAACAGTGAAGGTAGTGATCCCGCAAGAAGGGTAGCCAGCATCAGCAAGGGCAAGGGTATTAAGCAATCGACGGGTGTTCGCCAAGATGAGGAACCTATCTCTCACAAGCGTTTCGAGGATCTTGCCCACGCAATACTTACGGCGGTTGGATCTCGGGTACCCAAAAGTTCACTTCCACCAGTGACGCTAGATGCTCCACCACCTCAAACGGACGACCAAGTTATGGTAAGAAGAGGGGTACCCGAGGCCAGCAAGCCAAAGCATAGGCCATCGGGTACCCGTTCTAAGTTTCAAACCGTGGGCTCACGAGACGAGCGTTTCACAGCCTCTTGCAATTCCCGCAGCAGCCAGGGTACGAGGTGTGCAAAGCGTACCCACGAAGATCTCCGCGAGAAGTTAAATGCCAAAAGGGCTTCTCAAATGGCGGCGACATCATCGGGTTCCTCGAGGGTACCCCTCGAACTTGTGGAAAAAATGGAGAACCTTGAAGCCCAAGTGAAGCTCCTCTCCGAGAAGCAAAACATCACAGCTGCTCCAACGCCAATGACCTACCAATCGCCATTCACTATGGAAATTCGGACGGCAGCTCTCCCCGAGGCGTTCGTCATGCCTCAGATACCCCAATACTCGAGTACCACTGATCCCTCGGAGCATGCTGAGCTATACCACGACCAAATGCTTATCAATGGTGTAGATGAAAGCGCCATGTGTAGGATgtttacacacacactcacGGGCCCCGCGAAGTCATGGTTTCGCTCTTTGAAAGCGGGTAGCATATCTTCCCTACACCAATTGTTATCCGAATTTACTAAAGAGCTTTCCTATGCTTCCACTCAAGATAGGGCAGCCTCCAAACTTGCCTTTATCAAGCAAGGGGAAGCCGAACCTTTGGCGGAGTATGTGAGTCATTTCCACCAAGAGGTGTTGCGAACCGGAGCATTTGGTAACCAACAAACACTGACCCATTTCGAGAAAAATTTACGGTTGGGCAAGTTATGGCGTTCCTTTCAAAAGAAGCGCCCACTTTCATATGGGGAAGCTCGTTCCAGGGCGTTGCAACAAGTGGAGATGGATgagaaatttcatttgaaGCGCCAAGAAAATAAGGGCGAGGTCACAAAGAATAAAGAGA